The Metabacillus sediminilitoris genome window below encodes:
- the folP gene encoding dihydropteroate synthase, with translation MEMLAKKQTIQCGKYTLNYGEKTQIMGILNVTPDSFSDGGSYVDIDLAISHAKEMVKNGADIIDIGGESTRPGYEMISVEEELERVVPVIQKLANEIEVPISIDTYKAEVAKGAVEAGATIINDIWGAKADPAIAKIAADYNIPIILMHNRHDRNYDQIMPDMIADLMESVKIAKDAGIKDDKIILDPGIGFAKTKDDNLMVMRHLDLLVQLGYPVLLATSRKAFIGHVLDLPPKERMEGTGATICLGIEKGCQLIRVHDVLEMSRMAKMMDAMLDIGGQHHR, from the coding sequence ATGGAAATGTTAGCAAAAAAGCAAACAATTCAATGTGGTAAATATACACTTAACTACGGTGAAAAGACACAAATAATGGGAATTTTAAATGTAACACCAGATTCCTTTTCTGATGGTGGAAGTTATGTAGATATTGACTTGGCGATATCTCATGCAAAAGAGATGGTCAAAAACGGCGCCGATATTATTGATATTGGAGGAGAGTCTACAAGACCAGGATATGAAATGATATCGGTGGAAGAAGAATTAGAACGTGTCGTTCCAGTAATTCAAAAACTTGCTAATGAGATTGAAGTTCCAATCTCAATAGACACATATAAAGCGGAAGTTGCCAAAGGTGCTGTTGAAGCTGGTGCAACAATCATCAATGACATTTGGGGTGCGAAAGCAGATCCAGCGATTGCAAAAATAGCAGCCGATTATAATATACCTATTATCCTTATGCATAACAGACATGATCGAAATTATGACCAAATTATGCCGGATATGATTGCTGATCTAATGGAATCGGTAAAAATTGCAAAAGATGCAGGGATAAAAGACGATAAAATCATCCTTGATCCAGGCATTGGATTTGCAAAGACAAAAGACGATAATTTAATGGTGATGAGACATTTGGATTTACTTGTACAGTTAGGTTATCCAGTCTTATTAGCTACATCAAGAAAGGCCTTTATTGGACATGTATTAGATTTACCTCCAAAAGAACGTATGGAGGGCACAGGTGCAACGATTTGCTTAGGAATTGAAAAAGGCTGCCAGCTAATTCGTGTTCATGATGTGTTAGAGATGTCAAGAATGGCTAAAATGATGGATGCAATGCTTGATATAGGAGGGCAACATCATCGATAA
- the pabA gene encoding aminodeoxychorismate/anthranilate synthase component II produces the protein MILMIDNYDSFTFNLVQYLGELGEELIVKRNDEITISEIEKMNPQFLMISPGPCSPNEAGISMEAIAYFAGKIPIFGVCLGHQSIAQVFGGDVVRAERLMHGKTSEINHNGETLFKNMENPFTATRYHSLIVKKETLPDCLEVTAWTDENEIMALRHKTLPIEGVQFHPESIMTSYGKDLLRNFINQYKLTEKS, from the coding sequence GTGATTTTAATGATTGATAATTATGATTCTTTTACGTTTAATTTGGTACAATATTTAGGTGAGCTTGGCGAGGAATTGATTGTAAAAAGAAATGATGAGATAACCATTTCAGAAATTGAAAAAATGAATCCACAATTTCTAATGATTTCTCCTGGACCATGCAGTCCGAATGAAGCAGGCATCAGCATGGAAGCAATTGCTTATTTTGCCGGGAAAATCCCGATATTTGGTGTATGTTTAGGACACCAATCGATTGCTCAAGTTTTTGGGGGCGATGTGGTTCGTGCGGAAAGATTAATGCATGGGAAAACATCAGAAATTAATCATAATGGCGAAACGCTATTTAAAAATATGGAAAATCCATTTACAGCAACTCGCTATCATTCATTAATTGTTAAGAAAGAGACGTTACCAGATTGTTTAGAAGTAACGGCTTGGACTGATGAAAATGAAATTATGGCACTTCGTCATAAAACCTTACCAATCGAAGGTGTTCAATTTCATCCGGAATCCATCATGACTTCATATGGTAAAGACTTATTAAGAAACTTTATAAATCAATATAAATTAACAGAAAAGAGTTAA
- a CDS encoding UvrB/UvrC motif-containing protein, protein MICQECKERPATFHFTKVVNGEKTEVHICEHCAQENSELFMFNANTGFSLNNLLTGLLNIEADLHKKKEQKVFNTGDELQCDRCKMTFSQFKQTGRFGCSNCYHTFNIYINPILKRVHGGNTVHTGKIPERIGGDIHIRKQIEGLKNKIHEFIIQEEFEQAAMVRDEIRSLEKKLSSSQEEGS, encoded by the coding sequence ATGATATGCCAAGAGTGTAAGGAAAGACCGGCAACGTTTCACTTTACGAAGGTAGTCAATGGTGAAAAAACAGAAGTTCATATTTGTGAGCATTGTGCACAAGAAAACAGTGAACTTTTTATGTTTAATGCTAACACGGGCTTTTCTTTAAATAATTTACTTACTGGTTTACTTAATATTGAAGCTGATCTTCATAAGAAGAAAGAACAAAAAGTCTTTAATACTGGTGATGAACTTCAATGTGACAGATGTAAAATGACATTTTCTCAATTTAAACAAACTGGACGTTTTGGCTGTTCAAATTGCTATCATACATTTAATATTTATATCAATCCAATCCTTAAGCGTGTGCATGGAGGAAATACAGTTCATACAGGGAAGATTCCTGAACGTATTGGAGGAGATATCCATATACGCAAGCAAATAGAAGGGTTGAAAAATAAAATTCATGAGTTTATTATCCAAGAAGAGTTTGAGCAAGCTGCAATGGTAAGAGACGAAATTAGATCTCTTGAAAAGAAATTGAGTAGCTCACAAGAGGAGGGATCTTAA
- the folK gene encoding 2-amino-4-hydroxy-6-hydroxymethyldihydropteridine diphosphokinase, with translation MKNEAYVALGSNMGNREDYLLKAIQKLNLHPLIDVVNFSSIYETDPIGYTDQAEFLNMVIKLNTDLSAFELLHVLQNTETLLNRKREVKWGPRTLDLDILLYNHENIVAEQLIVPHPRMHERAFVLIPLYEINQNISIPTLEESLSTIIDQLSDKEGVRIWKQKNGVDVFALLES, from the coding sequence ATGAAAAACGAGGCATATGTAGCACTTGGATCTAATATGGGAAATCGTGAGGATTATTTACTAAAAGCTATTCAAAAGCTTAATCTTCATCCATTAATAGATGTAGTAAATTTTTCCTCAATTTACGAAACGGATCCAATTGGATATACAGATCAAGCTGAATTTTTAAATATGGTTATTAAACTAAACACTGATTTATCAGCATTTGAACTATTGCATGTACTGCAAAATACTGAAACACTTCTAAATAGAAAACGTGAAGTGAAATGGGGTCCCAGAACTTTAGACCTTGACATTTTGCTATATAATCATGAGAATATTGTTGCAGAACAATTAATTGTTCCGCACCCAAGAATGCATGAGCGAGCTTTTGTTTTAATTCCTTTATATGAGATAAACCAAAACATCAGCATTCCTACTTTAGAAGAATCACTTTCGACTATCATAGATCAATTATCAGATAAAGAAGGAGTACGAATATGGAAGCAGAAAAATGGGGTAGACGTATTCGCGCTTTTAGAAAGTTAA
- a CDS encoding helix-turn-helix domain-containing protein, with the protein MEAEKWGRRIRAFRKLKGFTQESFAKDLGVSVSVLGEIERGNREPNKQFIEEVAKALNVSIEELTPN; encoded by the coding sequence ATGGAAGCAGAAAAATGGGGTAGACGTATTCGCGCTTTTAGAAAGTTAAAAGGCTTTACCCAAGAGAGTTTTGCAAAGGATCTTGGTGTATCTGTTTCTGTATTAGGAGAAATAGAACGAGGCAATCGTGAACCCAACAAACAATTTATTGAGGAAGTAGCTAAAGCTCTAAATGTTTCAATAGAAGAGTTAACTCCAAATTAA
- a CDS encoding CtsR family transcriptional regulator, protein MRNISDIIEQYLKHVLDNSGKEIVEIKRSEIADKFQCVPSQINYVINTRFTIERGYVVESKRGGGGYIRIIKVQSNNQAHLLDQILHLIQNRLSQASAEDIIGRLIREKVISAREAKLMLSVIDRSVLYIDLPHRDELRARMFKAMITTLKYK, encoded by the coding sequence GTGAGAAATATTTCAGACATTATTGAACAGTATCTTAAACATGTACTGGACAATAGTGGCAAAGAAATCGTTGAAATTAAACGGAGTGAAATTGCCGATAAATTTCAGTGTGTGCCTTCACAGATAAACTATGTAATAAATACCAGATTTACAATTGAGAGAGGGTATGTTGTAGAAAGTAAGCGCGGCGGGGGCGGTTATATACGTATTATAAAAGTGCAATCGAATAATCAAGCCCATCTACTAGACCAAATCTTACACTTAATTCAAAATCGACTTTCACAAGCTTCTGCGGAAGACATTATAGGTCGGCTAATAAGAGAAAAAGTGATTTCTGCTCGTGAAGCAAAATTAATGTTAAGCGTGATTGATCGCTCAGTCCTATATATAGATCTCCCACATAGGGATGAGTTAAGAGCAAGGATGTTTAAGGCCATGATAACAACATTGAAATACAAGTGA
- the lysS gene encoding lysine--tRNA ligase produces MSHEDLNHEELNDQLKVRREKLHNLREKGLDPFGKRFERTHQSEEILAAYNELTKEELEEKDVTVTIAGRIMTKRGKGKAGFAHIQDLSGQIQIYVRKDAIGEEAYEIFNTADLGDIIGVSGVVFKTQVGELSIKVKSFELLTKSLRPLPDKFHGLKDIEQRYRQRYVDLIMSPDSKKTFITRSKIIQAMRRYLDDQGYLEVETPTMHAIPGGASARPFITHHNALDMPLYMRIAIELHLKRLIVGGLEKVYEIGRVFRNEGVSTRHNPEFTMIELYEAYADYQDIMSLTENVIAHIAKEVLGTTTVQYGDYEVNLEPKWTRLHMVDAIKEYTGADFWKEMSVEDARNLAKEHNVEITEHMQYGHIVNEFFEQKVEEKLIQPTFIYGHPVEISPLAKKNDEDPRFTDRFELFIVAREHANAFTELNDPIDQKERFEAQLKEREQGNDEAHMMDDDFIEALEYGMPPTGGLGIGIDRLVMLLTNSPSIRDVLLFPQMRHR; encoded by the coding sequence ATGAGTCATGAAGACTTAAATCATGAAGAATTAAATGACCAGTTAAAGGTTAGACGTGAGAAATTACATAATTTACGAGAAAAAGGGTTAGACCCGTTTGGTAAACGTTTTGAAAGAACTCATCAATCGGAAGAAATTCTTGCAGCTTATAATGAATTAACAAAAGAAGAGCTGGAGGAAAAGGACGTAACTGTTACTATTGCTGGCCGTATAATGACAAAGCGTGGAAAAGGAAAAGCAGGCTTTGCCCACATCCAAGATTTATCTGGTCAAATTCAAATTTATGTTCGAAAAGATGCAATTGGCGAAGAAGCTTATGAAATCTTTAACACTGCTGACCTAGGCGATATTATTGGTGTTTCAGGAGTTGTGTTTAAGACACAAGTAGGGGAATTATCTATTAAAGTAAAATCATTTGAATTATTAACGAAATCATTGCGCCCATTACCTGATAAATTTCATGGTTTAAAAGATATTGAGCAACGTTACCGTCAAAGATATGTAGATTTAATCATGAGTCCGGACAGCAAGAAAACTTTTATTACACGCAGTAAGATCATTCAAGCAATGAGACGCTACTTAGATGATCAGGGTTATTTAGAAGTTGAAACACCTACAATGCATGCTATTCCAGGTGGAGCATCAGCTCGTCCTTTCATCACTCATCATAATGCACTGGATATGCCTTTATATATGCGCATTGCAATTGAGCTTCATTTAAAACGCTTAATTGTCGGTGGGTTAGAAAAAGTTTATGAAATAGGCCGTGTTTTCAGAAATGAAGGAGTGTCTACGCGTCATAATCCTGAGTTTACAATGATTGAACTTTACGAAGCTTATGCTGATTATCAAGATATCATGAGTTTAACAGAGAATGTTATTGCACATATTGCAAAAGAAGTTTTAGGAACGACTACTGTGCAATATGGTGACTATGAAGTAAATCTTGAGCCAAAATGGACAAGACTCCATATGGTAGATGCTATTAAAGAATATACTGGAGCGGATTTCTGGAAAGAGATGTCTGTTGAGGATGCTCGTAATCTTGCAAAAGAACATAATGTTGAGATCACAGAGCATATGCAATATGGCCATATAGTAAATGAATTCTTTGAACAAAAAGTAGAAGAAAAATTAATTCAACCTACATTCATTTACGGTCATCCAGTAGAAATTTCTCCTTTAGCAAAGAAGAATGACGAGGATCCACGTTTTACAGATCGCTTTGAGTTGTTCATTGTTGCACGTGAGCATGCAAATGCATTCACTGAGTTAAACGATCCAATTGATCAAAAAGAACGTTTTGAAGCGCAACTTAAAGAGCGCGAGCAAGGTAATGATGAGGCACATATGATGGATGATGACTTTATCGAAGCTTTAGAGTATGGTATGCCGCCAACAGGTGGGTTAGGAATTGGTATAGATCGTCTAGTGATGCTGTTAACTAATTCTCCATCGATTCGTGATGTATTATTATTTCCGCAAATGAGACATCGTTAA
- a CDS encoding protein arginine kinase, which translates to MSLQNFMNHAMSSWMNKEGPDSDIVLSSRIRLARNIEKFNFPTLSTYEESQEVLHFFETTLKNKTFPKIGRLELLKMNELQPIQKRVLVEKHLISPNLSENAIFGGCLLSENEEVSIMINEEDHIRIQCLFPGLQLGEALEMANKFDNWIEEEVDYAFDEQCGYLTSCPTNVGTGLRASVMMHLPAMVLTQKINRIIPAINHLGLVVRGIYGEGSEAVGNIFQISNQITLGKSEKDIVEDLISVVQQLITQERTTREALYNSSQNQLEDRVFRSLGTLTYSRIIESSETAKCLSDVRLGIDLGIIKDLSRTILNELMILTQPGFLQQYFGGPLRPNERDIRRAALIRERLNLEMERKKRMEDDES; encoded by the coding sequence GTGTCACTCCAAAATTTTATGAATCATGCAATGAGTTCGTGGATGAACAAGGAAGGACCTGATTCAGATATTGTATTAAGCAGTCGGATTCGTTTAGCACGTAATATCGAAAAGTTTAATTTTCCGACGCTCTCCACGTATGAAGAATCACAAGAAGTTCTACATTTTTTTGAAACAACATTAAAAAACAAAACATTCCCCAAAATTGGCAGGTTAGAGTTACTAAAAATGAATGAATTACAGCCAATTCAAAAAAGGGTGTTAGTCGAAAAGCATTTAATCAGTCCGAACTTATCTGAGAATGCTATTTTTGGAGGATGCTTACTTTCTGAAAACGAAGAAGTAAGTATTATGATAAATGAAGAAGATCACATCCGAATTCAGTGTCTATTTCCTGGGTTACAACTGGGAGAGGCATTAGAAATGGCAAATAAGTTTGATAATTGGATTGAAGAAGAAGTAGATTACGCGTTTGATGAACAATGTGGTTATTTAACAAGTTGTCCAACAAATGTAGGTACAGGATTAAGGGCATCTGTTATGATGCACTTACCAGCAATGGTTCTAACACAGAAAATAAATCGAATTATTCCCGCTATTAACCATTTGGGGCTAGTGGTAAGAGGTATTTATGGTGAGGGCAGCGAGGCAGTTGGCAATATTTTTCAGATTTCGAACCAAATAACACTAGGGAAATCCGAAAAAGACATCGTTGAAGACCTTATCAGTGTAGTTCAACAATTAATAACCCAAGAAAGAACAACTCGTGAAGCTCTTTACAACAGCTCCCAAAATCAGTTAGAAGATAGAGTGTTCAGATCTTTAGGTACGTTAACGTATAGTCGTATTATTGAATCTAGTGAAACAGCAAAGTGTTTATCAGATGTTCGATTGGGTATTGATTTAGGAATTATAAAAGATCTATCTCGCACTATTCTAAATGAACTTATGATTTTAACTCAACCTGGATTTTTACAACAATATTTTGGTGGACCATTACGTCCAAATGAGAGAGATATTCGCCGTGCAGCTTTAATTAGAGAACGGTTGAATTTAGAAATGGAACGTAAAAAACGGATGGAGGATGATGAATCATGA
- the dusB gene encoding tRNA dihydrouridine synthase DusB: MFKIGDIELKNRVVLAPMAGVCNSAFRLTVKEFGAGLVCAEMVSDKAILYNNAKTMGMLYIDEREKPLSLQIFGGEKETLVEAARFVDKNTTADIIDINMGCPVPKITKCDAGAKWLLDPNKIYDMVSAVVEAVEKPVTVKMRIGWDEEHIFAVKNAQAVERAGGKAVAVHGRTRVQMYEGTANWDIIKEVKESVNIPIIGNGDVTTPQDAKRMLDQTGVDGVMIGRAALGNPWMIYRTVKYLETGELMGEPGVREKMDVCKLHLDRLIELKNENIAVREMRKHAAWYLKGIRGNAKVRNEINLMNTRDELVTLLDEFVLEIEAKQESTSQVG; the protein is encoded by the coding sequence TTGTTCAAAATTGGTGATATTGAATTGAAAAATAGAGTTGTTTTAGCTCCTATGGCTGGCGTATGTAATTCAGCATTTCGTTTAACTGTAAAAGAATTCGGGGCTGGGTTAGTATGTGCAGAAATGGTCAGTGATAAAGCAATCTTATATAATAATGCAAAAACGATGGGTATGCTTTATATTGACGAGCGTGAGAAACCTTTAAGCCTACAAATCTTTGGCGGTGAGAAGGAAACTTTAGTAGAAGCTGCTAGATTTGTTGATAAAAATACCACAGCTGATATTATTGATATAAATATGGGCTGCCCGGTACCGAAGATTACGAAATGTGATGCGGGGGCAAAATGGCTTTTAGACCCTAACAAGATATATGATATGGTATCAGCTGTAGTAGAAGCTGTAGAGAAGCCTGTAACGGTAAAAATGCGTATTGGCTGGGATGAAGAACATATCTTTGCTGTTAAAAATGCACAAGCAGTAGAACGTGCTGGCGGCAAGGCGGTAGCTGTTCATGGCCGTACACGTGTTCAGATGTATGAAGGTACAGCAAATTGGGATATCATTAAAGAAGTAAAAGAATCTGTTAATATTCCTATAATAGGTAACGGTGATGTTACTACACCACAAGATGCTAAACGCATGTTAGATCAAACAGGTGTAGATGGGGTTATGATCGGTCGCGCTGCGCTAGGAAACCCTTGGATGATCTATCGTACAGTGAAGTATTTAGAAACTGGTGAACTAATGGGTGAGCCGGGTGTCCGCGAAAAAATGGACGTATGTAAACTTCATCTTGATCGATTAATTGAGCTTAAAAATGAGAATATTGCAGTTCGAGAAATGAGAAAGCATGCAGCCTGGTACTTAAAAGGTATTAGAGGAAATGCAAAAGTAAGAAATGAAATTAACCTAATGAACACTAGAGACGAACTAGTAACACTATTAGATGAATTTGTTTTAGAGATTGAAGCGAAACAAGAAAGTACTAGTCAAGTAGGATAA
- the pabC gene encoding aminodeoxychorismate lyase gives MYIYHNSQFIKDTEAAISPFDHGFLYGVGAFETFRVYKGFPFLLHDHLRRLQYAIDELEISYTIDVNEVSEMIQRLLRLNHLEDEDVTVRLNISAGIGEVGRLLQPYDHPTVLCFLRKAPILGNVEKNAAVLQIRRNTPEGAVRLKSHHYLNNILGKRELRNSPDVEGIFLSEQGYVAEGIVSNIFWVKDNIVYTPSVETGILNGITRQFVIRSLEALGILCKEGFYTQEELLSATEAMVTNSSQEIVPLKRINDQVFQGSDGIVIQKLTELFERYRTKLLSIDEL, from the coding sequence GTGTATATTTATCATAACTCACAATTTATTAAAGATACTGAAGCCGCGATTTCTCCTTTTGATCATGGCTTTCTTTATGGTGTGGGAGCCTTTGAAACGTTTAGAGTATACAAGGGATTTCCTTTTCTCCTTCATGATCATTTAAGAAGACTACAGTATGCTATCGATGAATTAGAAATCTCTTATACAATTGACGTGAATGAAGTATCTGAAATGATTCAACGATTACTCCGACTAAACCATTTAGAAGATGAGGATGTCACAGTACGGTTAAATATCTCAGCTGGAATTGGTGAGGTTGGCAGATTGCTGCAACCGTATGATCATCCGACAGTTTTATGCTTTTTAAGAAAGGCTCCAATACTTGGGAATGTTGAAAAAAATGCTGCTGTTTTGCAAATTCGCAGAAACACACCAGAGGGAGCAGTTCGCTTAAAATCTCACCATTATTTAAATAATATCTTGGGTAAAAGAGAATTAAGAAATTCTCCTGATGTAGAAGGTATTTTCTTATCGGAGCAAGGGTATGTTGCGGAAGGAATTGTTTCAAATATTTTTTGGGTGAAAGACAATATTGTGTATACACCTTCTGTGGAAACAGGCATTTTAAATGGGATTACAAGACAGTTTGTCATAAGATCCTTAGAAGCTCTAGGCATCCTTTGCAAAGAGGGATTTTATACTCAAGAAGAGCTTCTTAGTGCGACAGAAGCAATGGTTACAAATTCCTCTCAAGAAATAGTTCCATTAAAAAGAATAAACGATCAAGTATTCCAAGGTAGTGATGGTATCGTTATCCAAAAGTTAACGGAGTTATTTGAGCGATATCGGACAAAACTACTTAGTATAGATGAGTTATAA
- the folB gene encoding dihydroneopterin aldolase, which translates to MDKIYVNGMEFYGYHGVFEEEKKLGQRFRVDLTVELDLKNAGESDALEHTVNYADIYNCCKKIVEGKPYKLIEAVAEQIAKEIIEGFGIVHYCTVKIIKPDPPIPGHYKEVAVEIKRGRK; encoded by the coding sequence ATCGATAAAATATATGTTAATGGTATGGAATTTTACGGATATCATGGTGTATTTGAAGAAGAAAAAAAATTAGGACAAAGATTTCGAGTTGATTTAACGGTAGAATTAGATTTAAAAAATGCAGGTGAGTCAGATGCACTAGAGCATACTGTAAATTATGCAGACATTTATAATTGCTGTAAAAAAATTGTAGAGGGTAAGCCATATAAGCTCATTGAAGCTGTAGCTGAACAAATTGCCAAGGAAATAATTGAAGGGTTTGGAATTGTTCACTATTGTACTGTGAAAATAATTAAACCCGATCCGCCAATTCCAGGACATTATAAAGAAGTAGCAGTTGAAATTAAAAGGGGTAGAAAATGA
- a CDS encoding MgtC/SapB family protein produces the protein MFEFLNQDTYIMFTRILIATVLCGLIGLEREFNNHPAGFRTHLLVGLGSCLMMILSLYGFENYIERHTSQVQFDPARIPSYVISGIGFLGGGTILVKGATIRGLTTAASIWIVAGLGLVIGAGMYVIAFFTTVIVLMCLVFLNRLEKYMNVKRTRKKMKIVVHSQKTTIDQVIAKLAPYGVTVHKITLTSCSKDKNNHAMFQYQLDFDISSLFHADLGEILVEIDEVEKIF, from the coding sequence ATGTTTGAGTTTTTAAATCAAGATACATATATCATGTTTACTCGTATATTAATCGCAACAGTTTTATGCGGTTTAATAGGGCTAGAAAGAGAGTTTAATAATCATCCTGCTGGTTTTCGGACACATTTACTAGTAGGATTAGGTTCATGTTTAATGATGATATTATCTCTATATGGATTTGAAAATTATATAGAACGTCATACTTCCCAAGTTCAGTTTGATCCAGCTAGGATTCCATCGTATGTCATCAGCGGTATCGGTTTTTTAGGCGGGGGTACGATTCTTGTGAAAGGTGCAACGATAAGAGGGTTAACGACAGCTGCATCCATTTGGATTGTTGCTGGGTTAGGCTTAGTTATTGGAGCAGGTATGTATGTTATTGCATTTTTTACTACTGTAATTGTATTAATGTGTTTGGTATTTTTAAATCGACTTGAAAAATATATGAATGTTAAAAGAACAAGAAAGAAAATGAAAATAGTGGTCCATTCACAAAAGACAACCATTGATCAAGTAATAGCGAAACTAGCACCCTATGGCGTAACAGTACATAAAATAACTTTGACATCCTGCAGTAAGGATAAAAATAATCATGCAATGTTTCAGTATCAGTTAGACTTTGACATTTCTTCTCTATTTCATGCCGATTTAGGGGAAATTTTAGTAGAAATTGATGAAGTGGAAAAAATATTTTAA